The proteins below come from a single Chelmon rostratus isolate fCheRos1 chromosome 10, fCheRos1.pri, whole genome shotgun sequence genomic window:
- the cbx5 gene encoding chromobox protein homolog 5 produces the protein MGKKSRDEESSSSDEEEYVVEKVLDRRVVKGRVEFFLKWKGYSEKHNTWEPEKNLDCPELISEFMKTYKKSSGSSTPSSGGSKSSTGSLGRSKDSSTSKKRSSDDDEEGGSKPKKKKEDDILVARGFERGLEPEKIIGATDSCGDLMFLMKWKDSEEADLVLAKEANHKCPQIVIAFYEERLTWHEDSDKKEKDAVSA, from the exons ATGGGCAAAAAGTCTCGCGACGAGGAGTCTTCATCCTCTGATGAGGAAGAATATGTTGTGGAGAAGGTGCTGGACAGGAGGGTGGTGAAAGGCAGGGTTGAGTTCTTCCTGAAGTGGAAAGGATATTCAGA AAAGCACAACACGTGGGAGCCAGAGAAGAATCTGGACTGCCCTGAGCTTATTTCAGAATTCATGAAGACCTACAAGAAAAGCAGTGGGAGCTCGACACCTAGCAGCGGGGGCAGCAAATCAAGTACAGGCTCCTTGGGACGCTCCAAAGACTCCAGTACCTCAAAGAAAAGAAGTTCGGACGATGATGAGGAGGGTGGCAGtaagccaaaaaagaaaaaggag gatGACATTCTTGTTGCGCGTGGCTTTGAGAGAGGACTTGAGCCAGAAAAGATAATAGGAGCAACCGACTCATGTGGAGACCTAATGTTTCTTATGAAGTG GAAAGACTCTGAGGAGGCTGATCTCGTGCTTGCCAAGGAGGCCAATCATAAGTGCCCACAGATAGTCATAGCCTTCTATGAGGAACGTCTCACCTGGCATGAAGACAGTGACAAGAAGGAGAAGGATGCTGTCAGTGCGTGA